A genomic stretch from Corynebacterium terpenotabidum Y-11 includes:
- the rpoB gene encoding DNA-directed RNA polymerase subunit beta: MLEGPILAVSRQTSSTAGIPGASHRYSFAKIHAPIEVPGLLDVQRESFAWLVGTPEWRARRQAQAEEGDRVTSGLEDILDELSPVEDYSENMSLTLSEPRFDDVKNTIDECKDKDINYSAPLYVTAEFTNALSGEIKSQTVFIGDFPMMTDKGTFIINGTERVVVSQLVRSPGVYFDESIDPSTERPLHAVKVIPSRGAWLEFDVDKRDTVGVRIDRKRRQPVTVLLKALGLTTEEITQRFGFSEIMMTTLEKDGVANTDEALLEIYRKQRPGESPTRDSAQALLENSFFKAKRYDLAKVGRYKVNRKLGLDGDSGAMTLTEQDILTTIEYLVRLHAGEKSMTSPDGQDIPLGVDDIDHFGNRRLRTVGELIQNQIRVGLSRMERVVRERMTTQDAESITPTSLINVRPVSAAIREFFGTSQLSQFMDQNNSLSGLTHKRRLSALGPGGLSRERAGLEVRDVHASHYGRMCPIETPEGPNIGLIGNLATYARVNPFGFIETPYRRVSEGVITDQVDYLTADEEDRHIIAQAKTLVDADGRFVDAEIEVRLRGGDVEVVPATQVDYMDVSPRQMVSVGTAMIPFLEHDDANRALMGANMQKQAVPLLRSEAPYVGTGMELRSAYDAGDVIVTPKAGAVEYVSADYITIMDDDGVRDTYMLRKFERTNQGTCYNQKPLVEQGQRVEAGQAIADGPGTHHGEMSLGRNLLVAFMPWEGHNYEDAIILNQRMVEDDLLTSIHIEEHEIDARDTKLGPEEITRDIPNVGDDVLADLDDRGIVRIGADVRDGDILVGKVTPKGETELTPEERLLRAIFGEKAREVRDTSMKVPHGETGKVIGVRVFSREDDDDLAPGVNQMVRVYVAQKRKIQDGDKMAGRHGNKGVVGKILPAEDMPFLPDGTPVDIILNTHGVPRRMNIGQVLETHLGWLAKNGWKVDPESPDPKIQEMLKTLPEDLYDVPPESLVSTPVFDGAENAELSGLLRSVRPNADGLPLTDEFGKAVLIDGRSGEPYPYPISVGYMYMLKLHHLVDEKIHARSTGPYSMITQQPLGGKAQFGGQRFGEMEVWAMQAYGAAYTLQELLTIKSDDVVGRVKVYEAIVKGENIPDPGIPESFKVLLKELQSLCLNVEVLAADGTPMELNSTDDDELDHANAALGINLSRDERPDAETDVI, from the coding sequence GTGCTGGAAGGACCCATCTTGGCAGTCTCCCGCCAGACCAGTTCCACGGCCGGAATCCCCGGGGCTTCGCATCGTTACTCCTTCGCGAAGATCCATGCCCCGATCGAGGTGCCCGGTCTTCTCGACGTTCAGAGAGAGTCCTTCGCCTGGCTCGTCGGCACGCCTGAATGGCGCGCCCGGCGACAGGCGCAGGCTGAGGAGGGCGACCGCGTCACCAGCGGTCTCGAGGACATCCTCGATGAACTGTCCCCCGTCGAGGACTACTCCGAGAACATGTCCCTGACCCTGTCCGAGCCGCGCTTCGACGACGTGAAGAACACGATCGACGAGTGCAAGGACAAGGACATCAACTACTCGGCGCCGCTCTACGTGACGGCCGAGTTCACCAATGCGCTTTCCGGTGAGATCAAGAGCCAGACCGTCTTCATCGGTGACTTCCCGATGATGACCGACAAGGGCACCTTCATCATCAACGGCACCGAGCGTGTCGTCGTGTCCCAGCTGGTCCGCTCCCCGGGCGTCTACTTCGACGAGTCCATTGACCCGTCCACCGAGCGTCCGCTGCACGCCGTGAAGGTCATCCCTTCCCGCGGCGCGTGGCTGGAGTTCGACGTCGACAAGCGGGACACCGTCGGTGTCCGCATCGACCGCAAGCGCCGCCAGCCGGTCACCGTGCTGCTCAAGGCCCTGGGTCTCACCACCGAGGAGATCACGCAGCGGTTCGGTTTCTCCGAGATCATGATGACCACCCTCGAGAAGGACGGCGTCGCCAACACCGACGAAGCCCTCCTCGAGATCTACCGCAAGCAGCGTCCCGGCGAGTCGCCGACCCGTGACTCCGCCCAGGCCCTGCTGGAGAACAGCTTCTTCAAGGCCAAGCGCTACGACCTGGCCAAGGTCGGCCGCTACAAGGTCAACCGCAAGCTCGGTCTTGACGGTGATTCCGGTGCGATGACGCTCACCGAGCAGGACATCCTCACCACCATCGAGTACCTCGTGCGCCTGCACGCCGGTGAGAAGTCCATGACCTCCCCCGACGGTCAGGATATCCCGCTCGGCGTCGACGACATCGACCACTTCGGCAACCGTCGTCTCCGCACGGTCGGTGAGCTGATCCAGAACCAGATTCGGGTCGGTCTGTCCCGCATGGAGCGTGTCGTCCGCGAGCGGATGACCACGCAGGATGCCGAGTCCATCACCCCGACCTCGCTGATCAACGTGCGCCCGGTCTCCGCGGCCATCCGCGAGTTCTTCGGCACCTCCCAGCTGTCCCAGTTCATGGACCAGAACAACTCGCTGTCGGGTCTGACCCACAAGCGTCGTCTGTCCGCTCTGGGCCCGGGCGGCCTGTCGCGTGAGCGCGCCGGCCTTGAGGTCCGTGACGTCCACGCGTCCCACTACGGGCGTATGTGCCCGATCGAGACCCCTGAGGGTCCGAACATCGGCCTGATCGGTAACCTCGCCACCTACGCGCGGGTCAACCCCTTCGGTTTCATCGAGACCCCCTACCGTCGGGTCTCCGAGGGCGTCATCACCGACCAGGTGGACTACCTCACCGCCGATGAAGAGGACCGCCACATCATCGCCCAGGCGAAGACCCTGGTCGACGCCGACGGTCGTTTCGTCGACGCCGAGATCGAGGTCCGCCTCCGCGGCGGCGATGTCGAGGTCGTCCCGGCGACCCAGGTCGACTACATGGACGTCTCCCCGCGGCAGATGGTCTCCGTGGGTACCGCCATGATCCCGTTCCTCGAGCACGACGACGCCAACCGTGCCCTCATGGGTGCGAACATGCAGAAGCAGGCTGTCCCGCTGCTGCGTTCCGAGGCGCCCTACGTCGGTACCGGTATGGAGCTGCGCTCGGCCTACGATGCCGGTGACGTCATCGTCACCCCGAAGGCCGGCGCCGTGGAGTACGTCTCCGCCGACTACATCACCATCATGGACGACGACGGTGTCCGTGACACCTACATGCTGCGCAAGTTCGAGCGCACCAACCAGGGCACCTGCTACAACCAGAAGCCCCTGGTCGAGCAGGGTCAGCGCGTCGAGGCCGGCCAGGCCATCGCCGACGGCCCCGGCACCCACCACGGTGAGATGTCGCTCGGCCGCAACCTCCTCGTCGCCTTCATGCCGTGGGAGGGCCACAACTACGAGGACGCCATCATCCTCAACCAGCGGATGGTGGAGGACGACCTCCTCACCTCGATCCACATCGAGGAGCACGAGATCGACGCCCGGGACACCAAGCTCGGCCCGGAGGAGATCACCCGCGACATCCCCAACGTCGGTGACGACGTGCTCGCCGACCTCGACGACCGCGGCATTGTCCGCATCGGCGCCGACGTCCGCGACGGCGACATCCTCGTCGGCAAGGTCACCCCGAAGGGCGAGACCGAGCTGACCCCGGAGGAGCGCCTGCTGCGCGCCATCTTCGGTGAGAAGGCCCGCGAAGTCCGCGACACCTCCATGAAGGTGCCCCACGGTGAGACCGGCAAGGTCATCGGCGTCCGCGTCTTCTCGCGTGAGGACGACGACGACCTGGCCCCCGGCGTCAACCAGATGGTCCGCGTCTACGTCGCCCAGAAGCGCAAGATCCAGGACGGCGACAAGATGGCCGGCCGCCACGGTAACAAGGGCGTCGTCGGCAAGATCCTGCCGGCCGAGGACATGCCGTTCCTGCCGGACGGTACCCCGGTCGACATCATCCTCAACACCCACGGCGTGCCGCGTCGTATGAACATCGGCCAGGTCCTCGAGACCCACCTCGGCTGGCTGGCCAAGAACGGCTGGAAGGTCGACCCGGAGTCCCCGGATCCGAAGATCCAGGAGATGCTGAAGACCCTCCCCGAGGATCTCTACGACGTCCCGCCGGAGTCCCTCGTCTCCACCCCGGTCTTCGACGGTGCCGAGAATGCGGAACTGTCCGGTCTGCTGCGCTCGGTGCGTCCGAACGCCGACGGCCTGCCGCTGACCGACGAGTTCGGTAAGGCCGTGCTCATCGACGGTCGCTCGGGCGAGCCGTACCCGTACCCGATCTCCGTCGGCTACATGTACATGCTCAAGCTGCACCACCTGGTCGACGAGAAGATCCACGCCCGGTCCACCGGTCCGTACTCCATGATCACCCAGCAGCCGCTCGGCGGTAAGGCCCAGTTCGGTGGCCAGCGCTTCGGTGAGATGGAGGTGTGGGCCATGCAGGCCTACGGTGCGGCGTACACGCTGCAGGAGCTCCTGACCATCAAGTCCGATGACGTCGTCGGCCGCGTGAAGGTCTACGAGGCCATCGTCAAGGGCGAGAACATCCCGGATCCGGGTATCCCCGAGTCCTTCAAGGTTCTCCTCAAGGAGCTGCAGTCGCTGTGCCTCAACGTCGAGGTCCTCGCCGCTGACGGCACCCCGATGGAACTCAATTCCACCGATGACGACGAACTCGACCACGCCAACGCCGCCCTGGGCATCAACCTGTCCCGTGACGAGCGTCCCGATGCAGAGACCGACGTCATCTAA